From the genome of Bordetella sp. H567, one region includes:
- a CDS encoding aldo/keto reductase: MRYNTLGSTGLFVSELCLGTMTFGGEDGTMWGQIGNLEQNEVDRLVGAALDAGINFIDTANVYSGGRSEILTGQALRNLNVPRENVVVASKVMGETGTRGINSSGLSRFHVMESVKATLKRMQLDHLDLYQVHGFDPATPIEETLRALDTLVQHGHVRYIGVSNWAAWQIMKALGISERHGLARFESLQAYYTIAGRDLEREVVPLLRSEGVGLMVWSPLAGGLLSGKYARDQQGEKGSRRTTFDFPPVNRERAFDCVDAMRAIADGHKASVAQIALAWLLHQPVVTTVIVGAKRIEQLQDNIGAVSIKLSDSELATLAEVSALPAEYPGWMLERQGGARRHLLTHGTLN; this comes from the coding sequence ATGCGTTACAACACACTCGGCAGCACCGGCCTGTTCGTGTCCGAACTGTGCCTGGGCACCATGACCTTCGGCGGCGAAGACGGCACCATGTGGGGGCAGATCGGCAACCTTGAGCAGAACGAGGTGGACCGGCTGGTCGGCGCCGCGCTGGACGCCGGCATCAATTTCATCGACACGGCCAACGTCTATTCGGGCGGTCGCTCCGAAATCCTCACCGGGCAGGCGCTGCGCAACCTGAACGTGCCACGCGAAAACGTCGTGGTCGCGTCCAAGGTAATGGGCGAAACCGGTACCCGTGGCATCAATTCCAGCGGCCTCTCGCGCTTCCATGTCATGGAAAGCGTGAAGGCCACGCTCAAACGCATGCAGCTGGACCACCTGGACCTGTACCAGGTGCATGGCTTCGACCCGGCCACGCCCATCGAGGAAACGCTGCGCGCGCTGGACACCCTGGTTCAGCATGGGCACGTGCGATACATCGGCGTATCGAACTGGGCCGCCTGGCAGATCATGAAAGCGCTGGGGATCTCTGAACGGCACGGCCTGGCGCGGTTCGAGTCCCTGCAGGCCTACTACACGATCGCCGGACGGGACCTGGAGCGTGAAGTCGTTCCCTTGCTGCGCAGCGAAGGCGTCGGGCTGATGGTATGGAGTCCGCTGGCCGGTGGGCTGCTCAGCGGCAAGTATGCCCGCGACCAGCAGGGTGAAAAAGGCAGCCGCCGCACCACTTTTGATTTCCCGCCCGTGAACCGTGAGCGCGCCTTCGACTGCGTCGACGCCATGCGCGCGATCGCCGATGGGCACAAGGCATCGGTGGCGCAGATCGCCCTGGCGTGGCTATTGCACCAGCCCGTCGTCACCACGGTAATTGTGGGCGCCAAGCGCATCGAGCAGCTGCAGGACAATATCGGCGCGGTGTCCATCAAGCTCAGCGACAGCGAACTGGCCACGCTGGCGGAAGTCAGCGCCCTGCCAGCGGAGTATCCGGGGTGGATGCTCGAGCGCCAGGGCGGCGCGCGCCGCCACCTGCTGACGCACGGCACGCTGAACTGA